The Erythrobacter sp. Alg231-14 genome has a segment encoding these proteins:
- a CDS encoding molybdopterin cofactor-binding domain-containing protein — protein sequence MNDMSPEDKQAAAPKSKLAKWSRRGFIGAGVLAGGGLLIGIGVRPGNPIGSLASKVAPGAGEQLVNSWVKIDTNNIVTAIVPHCEMGQGAHSVLAQMLADELDAAWDNVRVMQAPADGSYIVTDTARMFAAPFTLNAADWLEPTWDGLFQKLGKSMDLLITGGSSSIRSTGQYQMRIAGAAARKMLVGAAAEAWDVPESEVIARDSMLLHEASGKSAPFSEFATQAAEQPMDHTPTLKTRDQYRLMGRSKARTDIPAKINGTAEFGIDAQPEGLELSYAAVVRPPVPGTRVVSMDANRAEGMSGVLQILNMGNFVTVVADSYWQAQQAMNTVAIEWSQSDSPVKTMDDQFAVFESALDAAGNAGGDQAAARGEAAAAFADASMTIDAEYRAPYLAHAPMEPLNCTARVADGKCDIWTSTQVPLMARSEVASTIGIGADDITIHHPYLGGAFGRRLGSEYVAMAARVAQATGYPIKMIWSREEDTQKALYRCADMSRMRAGLDEGGALIAYDSVFTQRHDPAEACVPAMYDIANTSIRVAESELHLPFQAWRSVDHSQQGFFIESFIDEAAEAAGADPLDYRLSMLANAPRHKAVLEKVAEISNWREPSADGVAKGVAIVESFGTIVAEVIEVDMNSGKPKMTNVWAVCDAGYVMNPDGFRNQIEGGIVFGLTAAMYGELELEGGAIVQSNFHDYQMLRMNEVPNIEVALINSGDVPVGGAGEPGLPPAAPALANAIFAASGERLRELPIAKRFS from the coding sequence ATGAACGATATGTCTCCCGAAGATAAGCAAGCCGCCGCGCCAAAATCAAAACTTGCCAAGTGGAGCCGTCGCGGTTTCATCGGCGCGGGCGTTCTTGCCGGCGGTGGCCTGTTGATTGGCATCGGCGTGCGTCCGGGCAATCCGATCGGTTCACTTGCTTCCAAAGTCGCCCCAGGCGCCGGAGAGCAATTGGTCAACAGTTGGGTCAAGATCGACACCAACAACATCGTCACGGCGATCGTTCCGCACTGTGAAATGGGACAGGGCGCGCATTCGGTTCTGGCGCAAATGCTCGCCGATGAATTGGACGCTGCATGGGACAACGTCCGCGTTATGCAGGCGCCTGCCGACGGCAGCTATATCGTGACCGACACGGCACGCATGTTTGCCGCTCCCTTTACGTTGAATGCAGCCGATTGGCTCGAGCCGACATGGGATGGGTTGTTCCAAAAGCTTGGCAAATCGATGGACTTGCTCATCACGGGCGGTTCCTCCTCCATTAGGTCAACCGGGCAGTATCAGATGCGGATCGCCGGTGCCGCAGCCCGTAAGATGTTGGTCGGGGCGGCTGCCGAAGCTTGGGATGTGCCGGAAAGTGAAGTCATTGCCCGCGACAGCATGCTTTTGCATGAAGCGTCGGGTAAATCCGCGCCGTTTTCTGAGTTCGCAACCCAAGCGGCAGAACAGCCGATGGATCACACGCCGACTTTGAAGACTCGCGATCAATATCGTCTGATGGGCCGCAGCAAGGCGCGGACCGACATTCCAGCAAAGATCAACGGAACGGCGGAATTCGGGATCGATGCTCAGCCCGAAGGTCTCGAATTGTCGTATGCTGCTGTGGTGCGTCCTCCGGTTCCGGGAACGCGCGTTGTTTCGATGGATGCCAATCGCGCCGAAGGCATGTCCGGCGTTTTGCAAATCCTAAACATGGGCAATTTCGTTACGGTGGTTGCGGACAGTTATTGGCAAGCGCAACAGGCGATGAACACCGTGGCGATTGAGTGGAGCCAATCCGACAGCCCCGTTAAAACGATGGATGACCAATTCGCGGTTTTTGAATCGGCTTTGGATGCCGCAGGCAATGCCGGTGGCGATCAAGCCGCCGCCCGGGGCGAAGCCGCAGCTGCGTTTGCGGATGCTTCAATGACCATCGATGCAGAATATCGTGCGCCCTATCTTGCTCACGCTCCGATGGAGCCACTCAATTGCACGGCCCGCGTCGCAGATGGAAAATGCGACATCTGGACCAGCACACAGGTGCCTTTGATGGCGCGCAGTGAAGTGGCGAGCACGATCGGCATTGGCGCAGATGATATCACCATTCATCACCCCTATTTGGGCGGTGCTTTTGGCCGCAGGTTGGGCAGCGAATACGTCGCAATGGCTGCCCGTGTTGCACAGGCAACGGGTTATCCAATCAAGATGATTTGGAGCCGTGAGGAAGACACGCAAAAGGCGCTTTATCGTTGCGCGGATATGTCGCGGATGCGCGCCGGTCTCGACGAAGGCGGCGCGTTGATCGCCTATGACAGCGTGTTTACTCAACGCCACGATCCCGCCGAGGCGTGTGTTCCCGCGATGTATGACATTGCGAACACGTCGATCCGCGTTGCGGAGTCGGAACTGCACCTGCCGTTTCAGGCATGGCGATCGGTCGATCATTCACAACAAGGCTTCTTCATTGAGAGCTTCATTGACGAAGCGGCTGAGGCTGCGGGCGCGGATCCGTTGGATTATCGTCTGTCGATGTTGGCCAATGCACCGCGGCATAAGGCGGTTCTGGAAAAGGTCGCAGAGATCAGCAATTGGCGTGAGCCAAGCGCGGATGGCGTCGCAAAAGGCGTTGCCATTGTCGAAAGCTTTGGGACAATTGTCGCCGAAGTTATCGAAGTCGATATGAATTCTGGCAAACCCAAAATGACCAACGTTTGGGCGGTTTGCGATGCGGGTTATGTAATGAACCCCGATGGTTTCCGAAACCAAATCGAAGGGGGCATTGTCTTTGGTTTGACCGCGGCAATGTACGGCGAATTGGAATTGGAGGGCGGTGCAATCGTTCAAAGCAATTTCCACGATTACCAGATGCTGCGGATGAACGAGGTGCCCAACATTGAAGTTGCCCTCATCAACAGCGGCGATGTTCCAGTCGGAGGTGCCGGTGAACCGGGGCTGCCACCAGCTGCGCCGGCATTGGCCAATGCGATTTTCGCGGCAAGCGGTGAACGCTTGCGTGAATTGCCCATTGCAAAACGGTTCTCCTGA
- a CDS encoding 2Fe-2S iron-sulfur cluster-binding protein: MASFTLNGEPITIDADPAMPILWAVREKAGLSGTKFGCGIAQCGACTVHLDGQPVRSCSTAISQAEGREVTTIEGVAGPDGELSNVQKAWISEQVPQCGYCQSGQIMSATALLRDNPSPSDDDIDAAMSGNICRCGTYTRIRRAIKVAAGIEQSRTEQAGEEA; this comes from the coding sequence ATGGCCAGTTTTACCCTCAACGGAGAGCCGATTACGATCGACGCTGATCCAGCAATGCCCATCCTTTGGGCAGTTCGCGAGAAGGCAGGCCTTTCGGGGACAAAATTTGGCTGTGGCATCGCGCAATGCGGTGCGTGCACGGTGCATCTTGACGGGCAACCGGTGCGCAGTTGTTCAACGGCAATCTCTCAAGCAGAGGGTCGGGAAGTGACGACAATCGAAGGCGTCGCTGGCCCCGATGGGGAACTGTCCAATGTTCAAAAGGCATGGATCAGCGAACAGGTCCCACAATGCGGATATTGCCAGTCTGGCCAGATTATGAGCGCGACCGCTTTGTTGCGTGACAACCCATCGCCAAGCGATGATGATATTGATGCAGCGATGTCCGGTAACATTTGCCGTTGTGGAACTTACACTCGCATCCGCCGGGCAATCAAAGTGGCAGCGGGCATTGAACAATCGCGAACCGAACAAGCAGGCGAGGAGGCATAA
- a CDS encoding tRNA-binding protein, with amino-acid sequence MIAFEEFMAVDIRAGTVIAANPFPEARKPAIKLRVDFGEDIGVKKSSAQITDHYTPEQLIGRTVMAVVNFPPRQIGPFMSEVLVLGFPDNDGAIVLAAPDHSVPDGARLA; translated from the coding sequence ATGATTGCATTCGAAGAGTTTATGGCGGTTGATATCCGCGCCGGCACAGTCATCGCGGCCAACCCTTTCCCCGAAGCTCGCAAACCGGCGATTAAGTTGCGGGTCGATTTTGGCGAAGACATCGGCGTTAAGAAAAGTTCGGCGCAAATCACCGATCATTATACGCCAGAACAATTGATCGGGCGCACAGTTATGGCGGTCGTGAATTTCCCGCCGCGTCAAATCGGACCGTTCATGTCGGAAGTTTTGGTGTTGGGCTTTCCCGATAATGATGGCGCGATTGTCTTAGCCGCTCCAGACCACTCGGTGCCGGATGGTGCCCGGCTGGCCTAG
- the gdhA gene encoding NADP-specific glutamate dehydrogenase: MAVSDHVDLETFMAGVAKRNPGQTEFIQAVHEVAQDIFEFMEDKVHYHEAQILRRMAEPDRVISFRVCWEDDNHNIRVQRGWRVQNNNAIGPYKGGIRFHPSVTESVLKFLAFEQTFKNSLTGLPMGGGKGGANFNPKGKSDAEVMRFCQSFMSELYRHIGPNTDVPAGDIGVGGREIGYMFGQYKRLTNRWEGVLTGKGQEYGGSEMRPEATGYGAVYFLQNMLKHQGMDVEGHTAVISGSGNVATHAAEKITQLGGKVLTLSDSGGFIHDPDGISQEKIDWVKHLKTVKRGRISEYVDEFSGATFHEGRPWGVAADLALPCATQNELNEGEAKSLVGNGVKGVSEGANMPTTLEGVKVFHDAKIMYGPGKAANAGGVAVSGLEMSQNSERISWNSERLGDMLTDLMEGIHGKCTEYGQQEGGYVDYVKGANIAGFKKVADAMMAFGVV, from the coding sequence ATGGCCGTATCCGATCACGTAGACCTTGAAACATTCATGGCCGGCGTTGCTAAACGCAACCCGGGTCAGACCGAATTCATCCAAGCTGTGCACGAAGTGGCACAGGACATTTTTGAATTCATGGAAGACAAGGTTCATTACCACGAAGCGCAAATCCTGCGCCGCATGGCAGAGCCAGACCGCGTCATTTCCTTCCGCGTTTGCTGGGAAGACGATAACCACAACATCCGCGTTCAGCGCGGCTGGCGTGTTCAAAACAACAACGCAATTGGCCCATACAAGGGCGGCATCCGTTTCCACCCTAGCGTGACCGAAAGCGTACTGAAGTTCCTCGCCTTTGAGCAGACCTTCAAAAACTCGCTAACCGGCCTGCCTATGGGCGGCGGTAAAGGCGGCGCAAACTTCAATCCGAAGGGCAAGTCCGACGCAGAAGTGATGCGTTTCTGCCAAAGCTTCATGTCAGAACTCTATCGCCACATTGGCCCCAACACCGACGTTCCTGCGGGCGACATTGGCGTTGGCGGACGCGAAATTGGCTATATGTTCGGCCAATACAAGCGACTGACCAACCGTTGGGAAGGCGTTCTGACCGGCAAGGGTCAGGAATATGGCGGCTCAGAAATGCGTCCCGAAGCAACCGGCTACGGCGCGGTCTACTTCCTGCAAAATATGCTCAAGCATCAAGGCATGGATGTCGAAGGCCACACGGCAGTCATCTCTGGTTCGGGCAATGTGGCAACACACGCTGCGGAGAAGATCACGCAACTGGGCGGTAAAGTGCTCACACTTTCGGATTCAGGTGGCTTCATCCACGATCCGGACGGCATCAGCCAAGAGAAAATCGATTGGGTCAAGCACCTTAAGACGGTCAAGCGCGGTCGCATCAGCGAGTATGTCGATGAGTTCAGCGGCGCGACCTTCCACGAAGGCCGTCCATGGGGCGTCGCCGCAGACCTCGCTCTACCATGCGCCACTCAAAATGAGTTGAATGAAGGCGAAGCCAAGTCCTTGGTTGGAAACGGCGTTAAAGGCGTTTCCGAAGGCGCGAATATGCCGACCACTCTCGAAGGCGTAAAAGTCTTCCACGATGCCAAGATCATGTACGGTCCGGGCAAAGCGGCGAATGCCGGTGGTGTTGCGGTGTCTGGTTTGGAAATGAGCCAGAACTCAGAGCGCATCAGCTGGAATTCTGAGCGTCTCGGCGACATGCTGACCGATTTGATGGAAGGCATCCACGGCAAGTGCACCGAATATGGCCAACAAGAAGGCGGCTATGTTGACTATGTGAAAGGTGCGAACATTGCAGGCTTTAAGAAAGTCGCAGACGCAATGATGGCGTTTGGTGTCGTTTAA
- a CDS encoding tetratricopeptide repeat protein has translation MTTDANDTRNADLDTKSTENDSGSGGKAGWLLLGAAAILAAGSIGFNVYSGGAAETESTAGAEEAASIDELVAAAEASSDDARPWTELAFAYYNTEEYSDAVAAYERAVEIDPSEAVLWSALGEAQVYASARDPLPPAALESFEKALELDPGDPRARYFMAVKQDLNEDHEGAISSWLALLSDTPPGAPWESDLVRTIQQVGAINDIDVEQRLATVVEARTPQVVLPGSGEVAGEAASGTLRGPTAQQVADASRMTPGEQESMVAGMVASLEARLEDNPQDLDGWVMLVRSRATLGEMGRARDALEKAIAANPDEADELRAQAAQLGIQ, from the coding sequence ATGACAACTGATGCAAATGACACGCGAAACGCGGATTTAGACACCAAATCGACTGAGAACGACAGCGGATCGGGAGGCAAGGCCGGATGGCTCTTGCTAGGAGCCGCTGCAATTTTGGCCGCGGGATCGATTGGCTTTAATGTTTATTCGGGTGGTGCGGCGGAAACCGAATCCACAGCCGGGGCCGAAGAGGCTGCGTCAATCGATGAATTGGTCGCCGCTGCAGAGGCATCAAGCGACGATGCGCGGCCATGGACTGAGCTCGCATTCGCTTACTACAACACCGAAGAATACAGCGATGCCGTTGCCGCATATGAACGCGCGGTCGAGATTGACCCGAGCGAAGCGGTTTTGTGGTCTGCATTGGGTGAGGCGCAGGTGTATGCGAGTGCGCGCGACCCGCTTCCTCCGGCGGCTTTGGAGTCGTTTGAAAAAGCGCTGGAACTGGATCCCGGTGATCCGCGTGCGCGTTATTTCATGGCGGTAAAGCAAGATTTGAATGAGGATCACGAAGGCGCGATCTCATCTTGGCTTGCCCTTCTTTCGGATACACCACCGGGTGCCCCTTGGGAAAGCGACCTTGTTCGCACAATTCAACAGGTCGGTGCGATCAACGATATTGATGTTGAACAAAGATTGGCCACGGTTGTCGAAGCGCGAACACCGCAGGTCGTCTTGCCCGGATCCGGCGAAGTCGCGGGCGAGGCCGCATCGGGCACTCTTCGTGGGCCAACGGCTCAACAAGTTGCCGACGCAAGTCGGATGACGCCGGGTGAACAAGAAAGCATGGTTGCCGGAATGGTCGCCAGCCTTGAGGCGCGATTGGAAGACAATCCTCAGGATCTTGATGGATGGGTTATGCTGGTTCGCAGCAGAGCAACATTGGGTGAAATGGGCAGAGCGCGCGACGCATTGGAAAAAGCCATCGCGGCCAACCCAGATGAAGCCGACGAATTGCGAGCGCAAGCGGCGCAACTCGGCATTCAATAA
- a CDS encoding cyclic nucleotide-binding domain-containing protein, which produces MESIQGGDGLGDLYKVAIVGSGPAGMSAAGQAAARGMSHVLLEKTDHLSDTIFKYQKGKHVMATPSDLQLRAGGYEEGGLEGMEFEEGTRERILGVWNKHCGIEDERMPTYEGDVQTFEINTKLNAEVTKVEGEKGNFTITLKSGDVVRAETIVLAIGTQGNPNKLRCPGADHPMITPQLDDPEDHVDKNIVVVGTGDAGIENALGLATDSALGNNVTILNRGKDFAKAKIKNATDLENANGEGHLRIAYRTSPAEVRDGEMVVETETGQEIIPCEMIIARIGSQPPRKFIESMGVEFTSEDRSAFPKLSAEFETTNAGIFVIGALAGYPLIKHCMNQGYDVIEYLETGNAVKPADEPLLERVFANLPGGKSVDHWLEVYRTQISIFRGLSTLQMRELMLDSICSAFAPGEPIFRRDEPGSSLFAIAQGTVAVEVNPNNPSITVPIQQGSIFGEVGLISGRRRGATIRAAEDVVVVELSRKAALKLIKSSPEAEAEVTRISIERQILQIFGSGLTPEDIGPLVDSAEMKEIRAGETVIAEGDDDKDLYICRVGSMKVEKEIDGKSVFLSLIPAGNFFGEMAVIDGSERTSTVSASIKSEVIRLPGEGFLALLDKKPQLRERALEVMAERRRSNEEIESQQSKADNALDNFSGTAAFLFDQGMGEATDALLIDERLCIGCDNCEKACADSHDGLSRLDREAGKSFAYLHVPTSCRHCEHPHCMTDCPPNAIQRGSDGEVSINTETCIGCGNCKTYCPYGVINMEPVPPEKPNLLKWLMFGSGPGPGQASYSWRKENSEPNVAKKAVKCDMCAGIDGGPSCVRACPTGAAIRVAPDKFINFAKLTEDVED; this is translated from the coding sequence ATGGAATCTATCCAAGGGGGGGATGGATTGGGGGATTTGTATAAAGTCGCCATAGTTGGCTCCGGCCCTGCCGGGATGAGCGCTGCTGGTCAGGCCGCGGCGCGAGGGATGTCGCACGTCCTGCTCGAAAAGACAGACCATCTTTCAGACACGATTTTCAAATACCAAAAGGGCAAGCACGTCATGGCTACGCCCTCTGACTTGCAGTTGCGGGCCGGTGGTTATGAAGAAGGCGGCCTTGAGGGGATGGAGTTCGAAGAAGGCACGCGAGAGCGAATTCTCGGTGTCTGGAACAAGCATTGCGGCATCGAAGACGAGCGCATGCCCACCTATGAGGGTGACGTTCAGACCTTCGAAATTAACACCAAGCTCAACGCCGAAGTCACCAAAGTGGAAGGTGAAAAGGGTAACTTTACGATCACCCTGAAAAGCGGCGATGTGGTCAGAGCGGAAACGATCGTTCTGGCGATAGGAACCCAAGGTAATCCCAATAAGTTGCGTTGCCCTGGTGCTGACCACCCGATGATTACGCCTCAGCTTGATGACCCGGAAGATCACGTCGACAAAAACATCGTTGTCGTCGGAACCGGCGATGCGGGTATCGAAAACGCATTGGGGCTCGCGACCGATTCGGCACTTGGCAACAACGTCACGATTTTGAACCGCGGCAAAGACTTCGCCAAAGCGAAAATCAAGAACGCGACAGACCTTGAGAACGCCAATGGCGAAGGTCACTTAAGGATCGCCTATCGCACATCGCCCGCCGAAGTTCGTGACGGCGAAATGGTCGTCGAGACAGAGACCGGACAAGAAATCATCCCTTGCGAGATGATCATTGCGCGGATTGGTTCGCAACCTCCGCGCAAATTCATCGAAAGCATGGGAGTTGAGTTTACTAGCGAAGATCGCAGCGCCTTCCCCAAACTTTCTGCAGAGTTTGAGACAACGAACGCAGGCATCTTCGTCATCGGCGCGCTCGCCGGATATCCTTTGATTAAGCACTGTATGAATCAGGGCTATGATGTCATCGAATATCTAGAGACGGGCAACGCCGTGAAACCGGCCGATGAACCCCTGTTGGAACGGGTTTTTGCCAATCTTCCAGGTGGCAAAAGCGTCGATCACTGGCTCGAAGTGTACCGCACGCAAATCAGCATTTTCCGCGGCCTTTCGACCTTGCAGATGCGAGAGCTTATGCTCGACAGTATTTGCAGTGCCTTCGCACCGGGAGAGCCAATCTTCCGTCGTGACGAACCGGGGTCATCTTTGTTCGCGATTGCCCAAGGGACAGTTGCGGTTGAAGTGAACCCCAACAATCCTTCGATTACGGTGCCGATTCAACAAGGATCGATCTTTGGTGAAGTTGGTTTGATTTCTGGCCGTCGTCGTGGCGCGACCATTCGCGCCGCAGAAGACGTTGTGGTCGTCGAATTGTCACGCAAAGCGGCGCTCAAGCTGATCAAATCTTCACCCGAAGCCGAAGCCGAAGTAACGCGGATTTCGATTGAACGGCAAATTCTGCAAATCTTTGGCTCGGGACTAACTCCCGAAGATATTGGCCCCTTGGTCGACAGTGCGGAAATGAAGGAAATTCGCGCTGGCGAGACGGTTATTGCCGAGGGCGATGATGACAAGGATCTCTATATCTGCCGCGTCGGTTCGATGAAGGTGGAGAAAGAGATCGACGGGAAATCGGTCTTCCTTTCTTTGATACCGGCCGGCAATTTCTTTGGTGAAATGGCCGTGATTGACGGATCTGAGCGCACCTCTACCGTGAGTGCATCGATCAAATCGGAGGTCATCCGTTTACCGGGTGAAGGCTTCCTCGCATTGCTCGATAAGAAACCGCAATTGCGCGAACGGGCATTGGAAGTGATGGCGGAGCGACGTCGTTCCAATGAGGAAATCGAAAGCCAGCAAAGCAAAGCTGATAATGCGTTGGATAATTTTTCTGGTACGGCTGCGTTCCTTTTTGACCAAGGTATGGGCGAAGCAACCGACGCGCTGTTGATTGACGAGCGCCTTTGCATTGGTTGTGACAATTGCGAAAAAGCATGTGCAGATTCGCATGACGGACTGTCCCGGCTCGATCGCGAAGCCGGTAAGAGCTTTGCATATCTACATGTTCCAACATCGTGCCGGCATTGCGAACATCCCCATTGCATGACCGATTGTCCGCCAAACGCGATTCAACGCGGGTCCGATGGCGAAGTTTCGATCAACACAGAAACATGCATTGGTTGCGGCAATTGTAAGACATATTGCCCTTACGGCGTTATCAATATGGAACCCGTGCCGCCTGAAAAACCCAACCTTTTGAAATGGTTGATGTTCGGCAGTGGTCCTGGCCCTGGTCAAGCATCCTATTCTTGGCGCAAGGAGAATTCCGAACCGAACGTCGCGAAGAAGGCTGTGAAGTGCGACATGTGCGCTGGGATCGATGGAGGTCCGTCCTGCGTTCGCGCATGTCCAACCGGGGCTGCCATTCGCGTCGCACCCGATAAATTCATCAATTTCGCCAAGCTGACAGAGGACGTCGAAGACTGA
- a CDS encoding cytochrome c3 family protein, translating into MAFLIRTIAKAKSGREIVRDRTVEQAELVIGRAPDSDIHLPDLSVDLHHLSLSDAGGGMLVAKSLDELPFNVDGVSVSEKMIDPNAGAEITVGPAQMAITRDGDGPVQIIIQNVDKAKGADDPLQGFGLASALPSKRAMAWAFALTILVLLLSIPIITHLTREPVENDPENLAQGQVLFDASWSSGELSMAHHDLEENCEACHATPFVSVQDETCLTCHEELGDHAEMPRLADGMAPLSTGDSIQWQIAETLGKEGPLGCVSCHSEHEGPVVLEAATEQFCSDCHNELDTRLTDVSFGNAADFGEKHPQFRPQIYTAHFDAEPTRVSLDNDVTEMSGLIFPHDIHMQSDGGVARMAESLGDYGAPLECSNCHAEEEDRVGFAPVEMEPACESCHSLVFDRNGPNFRSLRHGDVDDLMADLATMDRGPRAAVVSGRGRPGQFARGGAYFSNFGRPMSAYIAINRALEPTGVCGECHIPTSTNGRRDLTPVNLPDRFLLGGYFDHAAHGDDVAECTDCHATGTSGEATDLLIPDLNSCRDCHLGETAAKTEEITPSSCAMCHGYHTPTMPWRPEDHPENGGNDSVATILSSLRR; encoded by the coding sequence ATGGCATTCCTGATCCGCACCATCGCCAAAGCCAAATCCGGTCGAGAAATCGTGCGCGACCGCACGGTAGAGCAAGCCGAATTGGTCATTGGCCGGGCTCCTGATAGCGATATTCACCTTCCCGACCTCTCGGTCGATTTGCATCATTTGAGCCTGTCCGATGCGGGCGGCGGGATGCTTGTCGCAAAGTCGTTGGACGAATTGCCTTTCAACGTCGACGGCGTCTCCGTTTCGGAGAAAATGATTGATCCAAATGCCGGAGCCGAAATTACGGTAGGCCCCGCACAAATGGCGATCACTCGAGATGGTGATGGACCGGTTCAGATCATCATTCAGAACGTCGACAAAGCAAAAGGGGCCGACGATCCATTGCAGGGCTTTGGTCTTGCCAGCGCCCTGCCGAGCAAGCGCGCGATGGCTTGGGCTTTTGCCCTAACGATCCTCGTGCTGCTTTTGTCCATTCCGATTATCACGCACCTTACGCGGGAACCGGTGGAAAATGACCCGGAAAACCTCGCTCAAGGACAGGTCCTATTCGACGCAAGCTGGAGCTCAGGCGAACTCAGCATGGCGCACCACGATTTGGAGGAAAATTGCGAGGCATGTCACGCCACTCCTTTCGTTTCGGTGCAGGATGAAACCTGCCTAACTTGTCACGAAGAGCTGGGCGATCACGCAGAGATGCCGCGCCTAGCCGATGGCATGGCGCCCCTGAGCACCGGCGATTCAATTCAATGGCAAATCGCCGAAACGCTGGGCAAGGAAGGCCCTTTGGGCTGCGTTTCCTGCCACTCAGAGCACGAAGGACCGGTCGTTCTAGAGGCGGCGACCGAGCAATTCTGTTCGGATTGTCACAATGAACTCGACACCCGTTTGACCGATGTGTCTTTTGGAAACGCTGCCGACTTTGGTGAGAAGCACCCACAATTCCGCCCACAAATCTACACCGCACATTTCGACGCCGAGCCGACCCGCGTGTCGCTCGACAACGACGTTACCGAGATGAGCGGTCTGATCTTCCCCCATGACATCCATATGCAAAGCGATGGCGGTGTCGCACGTATGGCCGAAAGCCTCGGTGATTATGGCGCGCCATTGGAATGCAGCAATTGTCACGCGGAAGAAGAAGACCGCGTGGGCTTTGCTCCTGTTGAAATGGAGCCCGCATGCGAAAGCTGTCACAGCCTCGTTTTCGACCGGAACGGACCGAACTTTCGGTCGCTGCGTCATGGCGACGTGGACGATCTGATGGCGGATCTGGCAACGATGGACCGAGGACCGCGTGCTGCCGTTGTATCTGGCCGTGGACGTCCCGGTCAATTTGCCCGAGGCGGCGCATACTTCTCTAACTTTGGTCGTCCGATGAGCGCTTATATCGCAATCAATCGCGCACTGGAGCCCACAGGCGTTTGCGGCGAATGCCACATCCCTACTAGCACCAACGGGCGTCGCGACTTGACGCCAGTGAACCTGCCGGATCGGTTCTTATTGGGCGGATATTTCGATCATGCCGCTCACGGTGATGATGTGGCCGAATGCACAGATTGTCACGCAACCGGCACTTCGGGTGAAGCAACAGACTTGCTGATCCCAGATCTGAACAGCTGCCGCGACTGTCACTTGGGCGAAACTGCGGCCAAAACCGAAGAGATCACGCCATCCAGCTGTGCAATGTGCCACGGCTATCACACTCCCACGATGCCGTGGCGCCCAGAAGATCACCCCGAAAATGGCGGTAATGACTCTGTTGCTACGATCCTGAGTAGTCTAAGACGCTAA